The genomic interval TGCAGGCCGCGCAGTCGAGCCGTCCGGCCTCCGGGGCCGAGCATCAGTTCAGCCATTTGTGGGACATGGAGCACCTGCGCTTCGGAGGAGCGTCGGTTTCGCACGGTTTCAAGGTCGGAATCGGCACGCTCGCCTCGACGGCCTTTCTTGAGATGCTGCTCGAGGCGCCCGTCGAACGGCTCGACGTCGCGGGCTGCGTGGCCGCATGGAAGTCGTGGGAGGAGACCGAGCGGGACATCCGGGCCGTCTTCGCCGGCGATCCCGAGCTGGTGGCCCGCGGTCTGAAGGAGACGTACGGCAAGTATGTCGATCGGCAGGGGCTGTACGAACAACTGACGCGGCTGCGGCAGGCATGGCCCGAACTCCGGGAGCGGATTCGCCGGCAGATCATTCCGTTCGGGGAGGTGCACCGCCGGCTGCGGCTCGTCGGAGCGCCCTGCGAGCCGGAGCAGATCGGAGTGTCGCGCGCCCGGTTCCGGGAGGCTTTCGCGCGGATTCCCTACATGCGGAGCCGCTACTCGGTGATCGACACGGTGTTCCGCTGCGGGTGGATGGAGGAGTGGCTCGACCGTCTGTTCGGTCCGGGCTGTATCTGGGAGATCCGCTGACGGAACCGTCCGTCGGAGGAAAATTCGCGACTTTTTTCGCTCCGGGCGCGGTTTTTTGCTTCGGAAGGCGTATCTTTGTTGAGAAACTGCTAACTTTCATTTCGTAATGACACCGGAACAGGCAAAACGGTTCAAATATTGGCAGACGCGCACCATCCTCGCCACGATGGTGGGCTATGCGCTCTTCTATTTCGTGCGGAAGAACTTTTCGCTGGCCATGCCCGGCCTGGAGGCCGACCTCGGCATTTCGAAGACGAGTCTCGGCGTCTTTCTGACGCTCAACGGGCTCGTCTATGGATTCTCGCGCTTCCTGAACGGCATCCTGGCCGACAGGATGAACGCCCGCTGGTACATGGCCGTCGGCCTGGGGCTCTGCGCACTGGCCAACTTCGCCTTCGGATTCGGCGAGGACGTCTCCTACTGGATCACGGGCGAGCACACCGGCGACCGTTTCACCAATACGATGATCCTCTTCATGGGGGTCATGTGGGTCGTGAACGGCCTGTTGCAGGGAACGGGCTTCCCGCCCTGCGCGCGGCTGCTGACCCATTGGATTCCGCCCGTGCAGCTGGCCACGAAGATGTCCGTGTGGAACACCTCGCACTCGATCGGCGCAGGGCTGGTGGTCATCCTCTGCGGATATATCATGGGATCGCTGGGCAGCGGCCCGGACCATGTCGGCGCATGGAAGTGGTGTTTCTGGATTCCTTCGGCGATCGCCTTCGCGGGCGCTGTCGGTCTGGTGGTCTTTCTGCGCGACACGCCGACGTCGGTGGGTCTTCCCGAACTCGAGGGGACGGAGACCCGCGGCGAAAAGTCCGCTCCGAAGGGGGCCGAGCACAAGGCGTTCCTCATGAAGCACGTCTTCCGCAATCCGCTGATCTGGATTCTGGGATTCGCCAACTTCTTCGTCTATATCGTCCGCTTCTCGGTGCTCGACTGGGGACCGTCGCTGCTGAGCCAGTCGAAGGGCGTCAGCATGGAGCACGCCGGATGGCTCGTGGCCATGTTCGAAATCGCCGGCATTCTGGGCATGCTCTTCTCGGGCTGGGCGACGGACAGGTGGCTGAAGGGACGCGCGCACCGCACCTGCGTCTTCTGCATGGCGGGCGCCGCGCTCTTCGTCTTCGCCTTCTGGCAACTGCCTTCCGACGCGCCGATCTGGCTGCTCTTCGCCACGCTGTGCGCCGCCGGATTCTGCATCTACGGCCCGCAGGCGCTCATCGGCATCGCCGCCGCCAACCAGGCGACCAAGCGGGCCGCCGCCACGGCCAACGGCCTCACGGGGCTGTTCGGCTACGCCTCGACGCTCGTTTCGGGCGTGGGGCTGGGCTATGTGGCGCAGCACTACGGCTGGAGCTGGGCCTATGTCGGCATTTTGGCGATGGCCGTCGCGGGCATGGCGGTTTTCCTGCTGATGTGGGGCGCGAAGGCCGACGGGTACGGTTCCGGGGTGTCGGAGGCCTGACGCCGCGCGGGAGAAGCTCGGAGTGGAATATGACTAAATAGGAGTTGTTATGTTGAGTATCGCCGAACGGCACAAATACATTCTCGACTCGCTGAACAGGCGCGGGTTCGTGCGTATTACGGATGTCGCCAACGAACTGGGTGTGACGAAGGTCACGATCCGCAAGGACGTGAAGATTCTCGAAAGCAAGGGCCTCCTTTACAAGGTCCACGGCAGCGCGCGTCCGGCCAATCCCCATGTCGCGGACCTCGACGTGCATGTGAAGGACAATATCAACCGCGAGGCCAAGCGCGCCATCGCCCGCCGGGCGGTGGAGCTGCTCGACGACAACGACTCGGTGATCGTGGCGTCGGGTTCGACCATCCACGCCTTCGCCGAGGAGATCCGCCTGCGGCCGTGGCATCACCTGAATATCGTCACGCCGTTCCTGCGGCTGGGCGTGCTGCTCAACGAGGTCGAGAACGTCGATGTGGTGCAGCTCGGCGGCGCAGTGCACAAGAA from Alistipes dispar carries:
- a CDS encoding DeoR/GlpR family DNA-binding transcription regulator produces the protein MLSIAERHKYILDSLNRRGFVRITDVANELGVTKVTIRKDVKILESKGLLYKVHGSARPANPHVADLDVHVKDNINREAKRAIARRAVELLDDNDSVIVASGSTIHAFAEEIRLRPWHHLNIVTPFLRLGVLLNEVENVDVVQLGGAVHKKSLSVSGSEAVRALDDCICSKVFFGVDGIDLEHGITTSTIEEAKLTRRMMEAASQTIVLADSSKFGQRGFGRIGSLEEIDVIVTEAEVSEQMASALEEAGVDLIVVK
- a CDS encoding MFS transporter; this encodes MTPEQAKRFKYWQTRTILATMVGYALFYFVRKNFSLAMPGLEADLGISKTSLGVFLTLNGLVYGFSRFLNGILADRMNARWYMAVGLGLCALANFAFGFGEDVSYWITGEHTGDRFTNTMILFMGVMWVVNGLLQGTGFPPCARLLTHWIPPVQLATKMSVWNTSHSIGAGLVVILCGYIMGSLGSGPDHVGAWKWCFWIPSAIAFAGAVGLVVFLRDTPTSVGLPELEGTETRGEKSAPKGAEHKAFLMKHVFRNPLIWILGFANFFVYIVRFSVLDWGPSLLSQSKGVSMEHAGWLVAMFEIAGILGMLFSGWATDRWLKGRAHRTCVFCMAGAALFVFAFWQLPSDAPIWLLFATLCAAGFCIYGPQALIGIAAANQATKRAAATANGLTGLFGYASTLVSGVGLGYVAQHYGWSWAYVGILAMAVAGMAVFLLMWGAKADGYGSGVSEA